The Zingiber officinale cultivar Zhangliang chromosome 10A, Zo_v1.1, whole genome shotgun sequence genome contains a region encoding:
- the LOC122027917 gene encoding uncharacterized protein LOC122027917: MGMLPAKSYPTLCHYPSSSPSLSKRQNPNPRSLLPHIPPLGAQSLFLLENSTPRLVFGMKPTTLPLEKRRLLHTCRDSIEREDFEASVEEKEKNLVERTADGGASASDWITSVLLFGLWAGLMYYVFQLAPNQTPYRDMYFLQKLFFLKGDDGFVMNRVLVAVWWMMGLWPLVYSMLLLPTGRSSRSKVPVWPFLVASFFVGAYALIPYFVLWKPPPPAVEEEELTNWPLNFLDSKVTAMITIIAGLGLIVYAGLADGAVWMEFYQYCRESKLIHVTVIDFLLCTAFAPFWVYNDMTARGWMNKGSWLLPIALIPLVGPALYVLLRPPLAALPMFTSSTSTKSD, translated from the exons ATGGGAATGCTCCCGGCCAAATCCTATCCAACTCTGTGCCACTACCCTTCGTCCTCTCCCTCCCTCTCCAAGCGCCAAAACCCTAATCCCAGATCCCTTCTCCCCCATATCCCACCTCTGGGTGCTCAATCCCTATTCCTCCTGGAAAATTCTACGCCAAGATTGGTTTTTGGGATGAAGCCTACGACTTTGCCGCTGGAGAAGAGGCGTCTCCTCCACACATGCCGAGATTCCATCGAAAGGGAGGATTTCGAAGCGAGTgtcgaggagaaggagaagaatttGGTGGAGAGGACTGCGGATGGCGGTGCGAGTGCCAGTGATTGGATTACCTCCGTTCTGCTCTTTGGGCTATGGGCAGGGCTCATGTACTATGTCTTCCAGCTCGCGCCCAACCAAACGCCG TACAGGGATATGTATTTCTTGCAAAAGCTATTTTTTCTAAAAGGAGATGATGGTTTTGTGATGAACCGTGTTCTCGTGGCCGTGTGGTGGATGATGGGTCTGTGGCCCCTTGTGTATAGCATGTTGTTGCTTCCTACTGGAAGAAG TTCAAGAAGCAAAGTTCCTGTCTGGCCGTTCCTAGTTGCTTCATTCTTTGTCGGTGCTTATGCTCTGATTCCTTATTTCGTTCTTTGGAAGCCTCCGCCACCAGCTGTTGAAGAAGAGGAGCTCACTAATTGGCCTCTAAACTTTCTAGACTCAAAGGTCACTGCCATG ATTACAATTATTGCAGGTTTGGGTCTGATTGTATATGCCGGTTTAGCTGATGGAGCAGTGTGGATGGAGTTCTACCAATACTGCAGAGAAAGCAAGCTT ATTCATGTCACGGTCATCGACTTCTTATTATGCACCGCCTTCGCGCCATTTTGGGTGTATAATGACATGACTGCTAGGGGATG GATGAACAAAGGCTCCTGGCTTTTGCCAATTGCGCTGATTCCATTAGTCGGACCGGCATTGTATGTTCTATTGCGCCCTCCTCTCGCAGCACTCCCCATGTTTACCTCTTCCACCAGCACAAAGAGTGACTAA
- the LOC122026866 gene encoding acetyl-CoA acetyltransferase, cytosolic 1-like isoform X1, translating to MASEQINPRDVCVVGVARTPMGGFLGVLSSLSATQLGSIAIKYALERANIDPSIVQEVFFGNVLSANLGQAPARQAALGAGIPNTVVCTTINKVCASGMKATMLAAQSIQLGINDVVIAGGMESMSNAPKYIAEARKGSRFGHDTLVDGMLKDGLWDVYNDFGMGMCAELCAVNYSISREEQDAYAIQSNERGIAARDSGAFTWEIAPVEVSVGRGRPSMIIEKDESLEKFDPVKLRKLRPSFKENGGTVTAGNASSISDGAAALVLVSGQKALELGLQVIAKIRGYADSAQAPELFTTTPALAIPKAILSAGLDASQVDYYEINEAFSVVALANQKLLSLPSEKVNVHGGAVSLGHPLGCSGARILVTLLGVLRHRNGKVGVAGVCNGGGGASALVLELVPHGGMKRSLL from the exons ATGGCTTCAGAGCAGATAAACCCAAGAG ATGTATGTGTTGTTGGTGTTGCACGTACACCTATGGGTGGATTTCTTGGTGTTTTGTCATCTTTATCTGCAACACAACTTGGATCTATTGCTATCAAGT ATGCTCTTGAAAGGGCAAATATAGATCCCTCAATTGTGCAAGAAGTCTTTTTTGGCAACGTTCTGAGTGCAAATCTCGGCCAAGCTCCGGCCAGGCAGGCTGCTCTGGGTGCTGGAATACCAAATACAGTTGTTTGCACTACTATAAACAAAGTTTGTGCATCTGGAATGAAGG CCACAATGCTCGCAGCACAGAGTATCCAGCTGGGTATTAATGATGTAGTTATAGCTGGTGGCATGGAAAGTATGTCAAATGCTCCTAAGTATATCGCAGAAGCAAG AAAAGGATCTCGATTTGGGCATGACACACTTGTTGATGGAATGCTTAAAGATGGGCTATGGGACGTCTATAATGATTTTGGCATGGGAATGTGTGCTGAATTATGTGCTGTTAATTATTCAATATCAAGAGAAGAACAG GATGCTTATGCTATTCAGAGCAATGAGCGAGGAATAGCTGCTCGTGACTCTGGTGCATTCACATGGGAAATTGCACCC GTTGAAGTTTCTGTAGGCAGAGGAAGACCATCAATGATTATCGAGAAGGATGAAAGCCTAGAAAAA TTTGATCCTGTTAAATTAAGGAAGCTCAGGCCCAGTTTTAAGGAGAATGGTGGGACAGTGACTGCTGGAAATGCATCTAGTATAAG TGATGGCGCTGCTGCTTTGGTGCTGGTGAGTGGACAGAAGGCTCTAGAATTAGGATTGCAAGTGATTGCGAAGATCAGAGGTTATGCAGACTCAGCGCAG GCCCCCGAATTATTCACAACAACACCAGCACTTGCAATTCCCAAAGCTATTTTAAGTGCAGGCTTGGATGCTTCTCAAGTTGATTACTACGAAATAAATGAAGCTTTCTCA GTTGTTGCCCTAGCAAACCAAAAGCTTCTTTCGCTTCCGTCT GAGAAAGTTAATGTGCACGGTGGAGCTGTATCCTTGGGGCACCCCCTAGGTTGCAGTGGAGCCCGTATACTGGTTACCTTACTAGGG GTTCTGAGACACAGAAATGGCAAAGTTGGAGTTGCTGGTGTTTGCAATGGTGGAGGAGGGGCTTCTGCCCTGGTCTTAGAGCTTGT GCCTCATGGAGGAATGAAGCGATCTCTTTTGTGA
- the LOC122026865 gene encoding C2 and GRAM domain-containing protein At1g03370-like yields the protein MLDSFPCSEHRILDKLPKGNIYSLLEMKLWVHVIEARNLPVVNLSGTCDPYVRLQLGNHRSKTKIVKKNLNPVWDEKFDFMVGELSEELIITVFNEDKYFNNDVLGKVKVSLLKVLDGENLSLQTHWYQLQSKNKKSKTKKTGEICLAISLSPRNNILDESSITEQVSSSANVASSSESFELIKEAPFYTSSEKVEPSSPSSPPLRLDNTTITKEDKLSAGSFVEVLSQFFLGRNTDSLVLADRKDLGSPEQSQSAPAETEICADPSSNEPCENNFSSLLETVATKDNGTGMPGKLPGGVLLDQSYDIAPVDLNNLLFSPDSNFGDSVAEVQGTTDLKKESWRLINDESSLRRVITYTKAASKLIKSVRATEEQAYLKADGKQFAILASVSIPDVPFGSYFKTEILYCIMPGPQLPSPNQSSNLLISWRINFLQSTMMKGMIESGAKQGLIESFAQFVDILSKHVKPLSLEDSSSKIEENLTVPETKKETGLCLAVHFLQNFAVLLSLFICIYVCAHILIANPSMVHGLELVGLDLPDSLTEFLVSAVLIIQGQYVLKVIGRFLRAREHNRNDCSVKSQGDGWLLTVALIEASNIAAAYSFGSSDSYVVFKCNGKTKTSSIKFQTTNPVWNEVFEFDPMDDPPSRMEVVVYDFDGPSEDAISLGHAEVNFVKSNLSKLADIWIPLQGNLAQACQSKLHLRIFLNNSTSNEVVRQYLTKMEKEVGKKINLRSPQTNSSFQKLFGLPQEEFLINDFSCHLKRKMLLQGRLFLSARVVGFSANIFGHKTKFFILWDDIDDIQVAPPSLANVGIPSLIIILSEGRGMDAKHGAKEIDHDGRLKFHFQSFVSFNVASRTIMALWKARSLSPEQKMQLAQNESEAKEETGSFLGSEDVKMIEVFSDGLPLAASSVVDLFGGLLEPKIMQKVGCIDYLTTPWQSVKPDVYQRRISYKVDKNLSCFTGEVTGTQKKYPLSDGSGWVIEESISLQPQEHQLCAYLSLLLKYQIQDVSSVPKACYVQVTLGISLLKGTKQKRKITKSLTSDASLRLKDMFCQFEIELLTGDQII from the exons ATGCTAGATTCATTTCCATGCTCGGAGCACAGAATCTTGGATAAATTGCCCAAAGGAAATAT ATACAGTTTGTTGGAAATGAAGCTTTGGGTTCATGTCATTGAAGCCCGTAACCTTCCTGTGGTGAATCTGAGTGGCACATGTGATCCTTACGTGAGATTGCAGCTTGGCAACCATAGGTCAAAAACAAAGATAGTGAAGAAGAACTTGAACCCTGTTTGGGATGAAAAATTCGACTTCATGGTTGGAGAACTCAGCGAAGAGCTTATCATAACCGTCTTCAATGAGGATAAGTACTTTAACAATGATGTCCTGGGGAAGGTGAAGGTGTCATTGTTGAAAGTTTTGGATGGTGAAAATCTATCATTGCAGACACATTGGTACCAGCTTCAATCCAAGAACAAGAAATCAAAGACCAAAAAAACAG GGGAAATTTGTCTTGCTATATCTTTGTCCCCTAGGAACAATATCTTGGATGAATCTTCTATTACCGAACAGGTATCTTCCTCTGCTAACGTTGCATCAAGTTCGGAGTCATTTGAACTAATTAAGGAGGCTCCTTTCTACACTTCTAGTGAAAAAGTagagccttcttctccttcttctccacctTTGAGACTTGACAATACTACAATTACCAAGGAAGATAAGTTGAGTGCAGGCTCTTTTGTTGAAGTATTGTCTCAATTTTTTCTCGGGAGAAATACAGATTCCTTGGTGTTAGCTGATAGAAAAGATCTCGGTTCCCCGGAACAATCCCAAAGTGCACCTGCAGAAACAGAGATATGTGCTGACCCATCTTCTAATGAGCCATGTGAAAATAATTTCAGTTCTCTGTTGGAAACTGTAGCTACAAAGGATAATGGGACTGGTATGCCCGGAAAACTACCTGGTGGGGTATTGCTAGATCAGTCTTATGATATTGCACCAGTTGATTTGAACAACCTCTTATTTTCACCGGATTCAAATTTTGGGGATTCTGTTGCAGAAGTTCAGGGAACTACAGATCTGAAAAAGGAATCCTGGAGGCTTATCAATGATGAAAGTAGTTTGAGGAGAGTGATAACTTATACAAAAGCTGCAAGTAAACTGATTAAGTCTGTAAGAGCTACGGAAGAGCAGGCATATTTGAAAGCAGATGGAAAACAGTTTGCTATTCTGGCAAGTGTAAGCATTCCCGACGTTCCTTTTGGTAGCTATTTCAAGACAGAGATCCTTTATTGTATAATGCCAGGACCTCAGTTGCCATCTCCAAACCAGTCATCAAATTTGCTGATATCGTGGCGTATAAACTTTCTTCAAAGTACTATGATGAAAGGCATGATTGAAAGCGGAGCAAAGCAAGGTCTGATAGAGAGTTTTGCCCAGTTTGTTGATATTCTTTCCAAACATGTTAAACCACTTTCCCTGGAAGACTCTTCTTCTAAAATAGAGGAAAACTTGACAGTGCCCGAGACAAAGAAAGAAACGGGATTGTGTTTGGCAGTTCACTTCCTGCAGAATTTTGCTGTTCTCCTCTCTCTTTTTATATGCATTTATGTGTGTGCTCACATCCTAATAGCCAACCCGAGTATGGTTCATGGGCTTGAGCTTGTTGGCCTTGATTTGCCTGATTCTCTTACAGAATTTCTAGTGTCAGCAGTTTTAATAATTCAAGGGCAATATGTTCTAAAAGTAATTGGACGCTTCTTGCGTGCCAGAGAACATAACA GGAATGATTGTAGCGTTAAATCACAAGGAGATGGTTGGTTGCTGACTGTTGCATTGATTGAAGCAAGCAACATCGCAGCTGCATATTCATTTGGATCATCTGATTCCTATGTCGTTTTTAAATGCAATGGAAAGACGAAGACAAGCTCTATCAAGTTTCAAACAACAAATCCTGTATGGAATG AggtatttgaatttgatcccATGGATGATCCTCCATCGAGAATGGAGGTTGTAGTTTATGATTTTGATGGGCCTTCAGAAGATGCTATCTCCCTGGGCCATGCTGAAGTCAACTTTGTGAAATCTAACTTGTCAAAACTAGCTGATATCTGGATCCCTCTTCAAGGAAATCTTGCTCAGGCATGTCAGTCTAAGTTGCATTTGAGGATTTTCTTGAACAATTCAACAAGCAATGAAGTTGTTAGACAGTACCTAACTAAAATGGAGAAGGAGGTTGGGAAGAAG ATAAATCTGCGGTCTCCTCAAACAAATTCTTCATTCCAGAAGCTTTTTGGTCTTCCCCAAGAAGAATTTCTCATTAATGATTTTTCTTGTCATTTGAAGCGGAAAATGCTTTTACAG GGTCGTCTCTTTCTTTCTGCAAGAGTTGTTGGGTTTTCTGCAAACATATTTGGACACAAAACCAAGTTTTTTATTCTCTGGGATGACATTGACGACATCCAAGTTGCTCCACCATCTCTGGCTAATGTAGGTATCCCTTCTTTGATTATTATTCTAAGCGAAGGCAGAGGCATGGATGCCAAGCATGGAGCAAAAGAAATTGACCATGATGGGAGactaaaattccattttcaatcaTTTGTCTCATTCAATGTAGCCAGCAG GACTATCATGGCATTGTGGAAAGCAAGATCTTTGAGTCCCGAACAGAAGATGCAACTTGCCCAAAATGAATCTGAAGCAAAAGAAGAAACTGGTTCATTCCTGGGATCAGAGGATGTGAAGATGATCGAGGTATTCTCCGATGGCCTTCCACTGGCT GCAAGCTCCGTGGTGGATCTATTTGGAGGCCTGTTGGAGCCTAAGATTATGCAAAAAGTTGGTTGCATTGACTACTTGACTACACCATGGCAATCAGTTAAACCTGACGTGTATCAGAGGCGAATTAGTTACAAAGTTGACAAGAATCTATCATGTTTCACTGGTGAAGTTACCGGCACTCAGAAAAAGTATCCCTTGTCTGATGGAAGCGGATGGGTTATTGAAGAGTCTATATCCCTTCAACCCCAAGAGCATCAATTGTGTGCCTATCTAAGT CTTCTTCTAAAATACCAGATCCAAGATGTGTCTTCTGTACCGAAAGCATGTTATGTCCAGGTAACTCTAGGAATTAGTTTGCTCAAAGGTACCAAACAGAAAAGGAAGATCACTAAGAGCTTGACATCCGATGCTTCCCTTCGCCTTAAGGATATGTTCTGTCAATTTGAAATAGAGCTACTCACCGGGGACCAAATTATATGA
- the LOC122026866 gene encoding acetyl-CoA acetyltransferase, cytosolic 1-like isoform X2 — MASEQINPRDVCVVGVARTPMGGFLGVLSSLSATQLGSIAIKYALERANIDPSIVQEVFFGNVLSANLGQAPARQAALGAGIPNTVVCTTINKVCASGMKATMLAAQSIQLGINDVVIAGGMESMSNAPKYIAEARKGSRFGHDTLVDGMLKDGLWDVYNDFGMGMCAELCAVNYSISREEQDAYAIQSNERGIAARDSGAFTWEIAPVEVSVGRGRPSMIIEKDESLEKFDPVKLRKLRPSFKENGGTVTAGNASSISDGAAALVLVSGQKALELGLQVIAKIRGYADSAQAPELFTTTPALAIPKAILSAGLDASQVDYYEINEAFSVVALANQKLLSLPSEKVNVHGGAVSLGHPLGCSGARILVTLLGVLRHRNGKVGVAGVCNGGGGASALVLELV; from the exons ATGGCTTCAGAGCAGATAAACCCAAGAG ATGTATGTGTTGTTGGTGTTGCACGTACACCTATGGGTGGATTTCTTGGTGTTTTGTCATCTTTATCTGCAACACAACTTGGATCTATTGCTATCAAGT ATGCTCTTGAAAGGGCAAATATAGATCCCTCAATTGTGCAAGAAGTCTTTTTTGGCAACGTTCTGAGTGCAAATCTCGGCCAAGCTCCGGCCAGGCAGGCTGCTCTGGGTGCTGGAATACCAAATACAGTTGTTTGCACTACTATAAACAAAGTTTGTGCATCTGGAATGAAGG CCACAATGCTCGCAGCACAGAGTATCCAGCTGGGTATTAATGATGTAGTTATAGCTGGTGGCATGGAAAGTATGTCAAATGCTCCTAAGTATATCGCAGAAGCAAG AAAAGGATCTCGATTTGGGCATGACACACTTGTTGATGGAATGCTTAAAGATGGGCTATGGGACGTCTATAATGATTTTGGCATGGGAATGTGTGCTGAATTATGTGCTGTTAATTATTCAATATCAAGAGAAGAACAG GATGCTTATGCTATTCAGAGCAATGAGCGAGGAATAGCTGCTCGTGACTCTGGTGCATTCACATGGGAAATTGCACCC GTTGAAGTTTCTGTAGGCAGAGGAAGACCATCAATGATTATCGAGAAGGATGAAAGCCTAGAAAAA TTTGATCCTGTTAAATTAAGGAAGCTCAGGCCCAGTTTTAAGGAGAATGGTGGGACAGTGACTGCTGGAAATGCATCTAGTATAAG TGATGGCGCTGCTGCTTTGGTGCTGGTGAGTGGACAGAAGGCTCTAGAATTAGGATTGCAAGTGATTGCGAAGATCAGAGGTTATGCAGACTCAGCGCAG GCCCCCGAATTATTCACAACAACACCAGCACTTGCAATTCCCAAAGCTATTTTAAGTGCAGGCTTGGATGCTTCTCAAGTTGATTACTACGAAATAAATGAAGCTTTCTCA GTTGTTGCCCTAGCAAACCAAAAGCTTCTTTCGCTTCCGTCT GAGAAAGTTAATGTGCACGGTGGAGCTGTATCCTTGGGGCACCCCCTAGGTTGCAGTGGAGCCCGTATACTGGTTACCTTACTAGGG GTTCTGAGACACAGAAATGGCAAAGTTGGAGTTGCTGGTGTTTGCAATGGTGGAGGAGGGGCTTCTGCCCTGGTCTTAGAGCTTGTGTAA